CTATCGCGGTTGGTGGCGAGGTGGTGCTGGCCGAAGGCTATGGGTACGCCGACCTTGAGAGGACTCGACCCGCAACAGCGGACACGATCTACGACATCGCATCCACGGGCAAGCAGTTTACTGCCGTGGCGATCCTCCGGCTTTTCGATGATGGCGCGCTGGGTCTTGACGATCGCATCCACGACATCGTGCCCGCAACCCCGACGCACTTTCCAAATGCAACGATCGCCGAGTTGCTCAATCACACCTCAGGGTTTGTAAGCGGCACACTCGATGAGCTTGACCCGCCTGCAGGTCTGGACCGACCTCGCGCAGGGCTCGAAGTGCTCGATGATGTCGAACTTCATCAGGACCATACAGAGTTTGCGCTCTCAGAAACATTCCAATATTGCAACTCCGGATATCTTCTGCTTGGAGTTGCTGTGGAGGCAGTTTCGGGCAAGGCGTATCCCGAGTATGTGCGCGATCGGCTGCTTGCACCAGCGGGAATGCGCAGCGCAACTGTGTACAAACGGCCAGACACACCGGATATGGCCGACTCGCTGCACCGCTCTGACGAAGGTGTCCGGCGGGTGCCCTTGATTCATATGTCCGTCTACGCGGGGCAGGGTTCCATCTGCAGCAGTGTTGTTGATTTGTTGCGTTGGAACAGCGCACTTGAACGCGGAGCAGTTATGAGCAAATCTGCTCTGGAGCGCTTCCGTGAGCCAGGCTTGGTTCATGGTTGCACTGAGACAGCGAGAATGCCGTACGGCATGGGGCAGCGGCTCGGTGAGTTCTTCGGTCACAGAAAGATCGGGCATACGGGCACATACGAAGGTGGTTCTGCGGTTCTTGCCACGTATCCCGACGCGGAGATGACTATCGCTGTCGCAACGAACACGAATGGACGAGGCGTGCCACACGCTCGCACGATCGAGGGGCGCGTCGCCGCACAACTGCTTGGTATTGAGCTTTTCAGTCAGCCCGTACCTATCCGTCCGATCCCGGAACACGTTCGCAATCGCATCGAGGGTGTCTATATCGATGGCAACAATCGCTTTGAGGCGCGAGTCGTCGATGATGCCCTGCATGTCATCCTGAACGGAAACACCGTAGAACAGTTGCGATGGACTGGGGATCTGAACTTTCGGGATACCGACAACCCGGCTGTGCGCGAGTGGTTCGTCATGGATGGCGAGACAGCAGGGTGGTGGATCTATGAAGTAGACGGGCTTTGCATGAACGTTGCGAGAAGGAAGTGCTTGCAGGACGATCGTTGATCCCGGTGTATTCTATACATATCACGGATCATGGTGATGAATAGTTCAACTGGCGTCCCGTTAACCTGATTTTTCTTCGCTATTCTCGTCTTCCGTTAATCCGTCTGGAGGTGCATCACTCGTGGTTCCCGGCGCGCACACATCCAGCCAGCGTATCGGTCAACCCACCGACGCGACATCGAATCGCACCATGCCGCCCAAGTGGCTGATCATTGTGCTGTGCGCTCTTGGGATCGGGATGCGCGTGCATCATTTCGACAGCCCACCCATCGGACATCATCAGTGGCGCCAGTCTGATACCGCGAGTGTCTCGCGCAACATGATGCAAGGTGACGGCTCGCTCTGGCGTCCCACCATGGACTGGCGGGGCGACGGGGATGGTGCGGTCGAGATGGAGTTTCCGCTCTATCAGGCAGCTGTTGCGACACTGTATTCCATCCTCGATGTGCATCACTGGATTCCGCGACTGTGCTCTGTTGCTGCGAACTTGCTCAGCGTGTGGATCGTGTTCCTGCTCGTCAGGCGGATCAGCGACGATGCGACCGCTGCGTGGACCGCGTGCACACTCATCGTGCTACCGCTGTACGCGTTCTTCGGGCGCGCGATCCAACCCGAAGCATGGATGGTCTGTGCGTTTGTATGTTCTGTGTACTGCTTTCTCAGATGGTCGCAGACGCAGCGCATGGCATGGTTTACCTGCGCCGCGGGGGCGACTGCACTAGCCATTCTGCTCAAACTCCCGTCTGTGGTGGTCGGGCTCCCATTACTTGGAATCGCGATGCATCGATTTGGTTGGCGGTTTCTCACGCGACCAATGCTCTGGGTGTTCGCGATCATCTCACTCGGACTCCCGGTTGTGTGGTACACGCACGCGCATCAGATCGGTATCGCGTCGGGGAACAGCTTCGGGATCGCACGATCCGACAAGTGGCTTGCGTTTTCCACGCTGGCGAGGCCGGGGTTCTACGCCAATGTGTTCGTCGGCAAGATCGCTGAGGACCACCTCGCGATTGTTGGCGTGCCACTCGCGCTGCTCGGCATGGTCGTTTGCAAGCGAAAAGGCCAGGAGTGGATCTTGGCCCTGTGGATGGTTGCGATGCTTGTCCATATCGCTTTCATCGCGGTTGGACATTCCGTGCATGACTACTACCAGCTCCCAATGACGATACCGCTCGCGTTCTACATCGGCCGGTTTCTGGCGCGATCGCGATGGACGGTCCAATCACCCAAACTCGGGCATGTGCTCGTCATTGTGCTCGCGTGCACCAGCATGTATACCATTGCAAAGCTCTATCGCAAAGAACGTCCACAGCGCGCAAGTTCGGTTACACTGGCTGAGGCGATCGCGCGCGCAACTACTGCGGACGATCTCGTCGTGATTGTCGACGGATATCCATCGGGCGATCCTGCTGTGCTGTATCTTGCCGATCGGAAGGGATGGATACTCCCATTCGATGCAATAGCACCAGAAGCTGTCCGCACGTTTGCCGATCGCGGCGCAGTCATCATTGCATCAGATCTGTCGATGCTCCGGTCCGCAGAGGCTGTGGAGCGCGTCCGAGCGCTCGGCGCAGCAGGTGAAGTAGTAGAAAGCACTGAACGGGTGTTTGTGGTAAGGGTGGGGCCGTAGGCTCAAGCCCTGCTGCCCTGTTTGATATCGCCGCGTGTTGTCACTCGTTCGCCTCAACGCTCCCAGAGGCCGTGCTGAATCCCGCCAAGGATGTAGATAGCGCATCTGCCTCGGCCCGGGATCTCCATGGGCGGCAGGGCAATCTCAGCACCCGCTGATCTTGCTGCTTCTACTGCGTTCTCGATATCTGCAACAAGAACATACGGGCGAACGACGGGCTCTTCGGCATCGTGCATTGGTGCGCGCACGCCAAGAGTGCCGCCGCTGCTGAGCAGAGCAGTACGCGCGTTGCCAAGCTCGGGAACGGGCTCACCAAACGCCACGTTGTGCGCCTTCTGCAGCGCGTTGCAGGTTTCATTGACGTCAGGAGTCACGATCTCGAGATAGTGGACATTCACAGCGTTCACCTCGGTGGGGCTTTGATTGGATGTCTGCATACTGGATGTCGATGTGCATCCGACAAAGACTGTAGCAAAGCAGAGCGCAGCAGGGAGAAGCTTCTTCATATGCAGTGATCCTCTGGTGTTTCTACGTTCATCAAACAATGTCTGAACTGGTTCGCTCGTCTCTCAGCACGTACACATTCCAGACGAGTCCATCATTGTATATCATCGCGTTGGGACAGGCAGGAGGGCAGAATGAAACTCGATGCGAACGTCATCAGGAGTATCGAAGAGAGTGTGCTGTGCTGGCTCGCGACGAGTTCCGCATCCGGTCAGCCCAGCGTGTCACCCAAGGAGGTCTTCGCTGCATTCAACAACGACTCGATCATCATCGCGAACATCGCGTCGCCCAACTCGGCACGAAACATCCGGGAGAACAGCAGAGCGTGCGTGAGCTTTGTGAACGTCTTTACGCAGAAGGGGTTTCAGATCAAGGGGACAGCGCTCTATCTCACCAAGGGTGATGATGACTTTGCTGAGATAGAGCAGGTGCTACTGAACATCACACAGGGGAAGTTTCCATTCAAGTCTGTCTTCCGAGTGATGGCTGAAGAGGTGAATGAGATACTCGCGCCACGGTACCGCTTGTACCCGGAAACGACCGAGCAGGATCAGATCGATAGCGCGATGGTTGCGTACGGGGTGGGGCTGCGGGACAACTGATGCGATATTTCCTCAGTCGCACAAGCTAGCACTGTCCGAATATCTAGACGTTCCGAATGGTGTGTGACCAGATCGAAGTCAGGATCGATGGGTACTAGTGGGAGGAGTCGTGACAGCCTCCACTACATGTAGAGTTGTCGATTCTAGGGGTAAACACGGCATACTCGCGATGTTTCTAGAATCCAAAATGGCATATCAGGCAAAAGTGGTCAAAGTGTTTATCGCTTCGCCGGGAGATGTCAGCGAAGAGCGCCAAGTTGTCCGTGATGTAATTGCGGAATGGAACGTACTGAACTCTGAACTCTCAAAGATTGTATTGTTGCCGGTTGGATGGGAAACACACTCATCTCCAGAGATGGGAGATCGTCCTCAAGCAATAGTCAACAAACAAGTGCTCAAAGACTGCGATTTACTAGTTGCAGTGTTCTGGACGCGACTTGGAACTCCGACGGGGCAATCAGCAAGCGGCACAGTTGAAGAAATTAAGGAGCACCTCAAACTTAATAAGCCAACGATGATTTACTTTTCGCAACAACGAGTACGGCCAGATGATATTGATCCTGATCAATACGATGTCTTGAAGAAGTTCAAAGATAGCTGTATGACAAAGGGCTTAATCCAGAGTTATAAAGAAATAGAGGATTTTCGTCGGCATTTTACTCGACATTTGTCAAGAGCGGTTTCTGACTGGAAATCGCAATTGCAAGCATTTAATGCTACAAAGGATGTTGTGCTCGAAGGGGACGCAGAGTTGAATGTTATCGCCAATAAGATGTTGGTTTCAGTTGCAAAGAGCCGTAACGGGATGATGTATTTTATGCAGTCGAGATTGATGTTTGAAGTAATATCTGACGATGTGATATTGAAAACTAATGATCCAAGAGAAAGAGCCAGTTGGGAGCACGCAGCGTCATTTCTCTGTGCCAAAGGACTGTTAGAGAAACGACCCAATTCTGATCTTGATATTTTTAAACTAACTCACGCAGGATATACGGCGGCAGACCGGTTAGTTTCAGCTCCCATTGGTGGCTCTCGGTGAATTACCGCCTCTGCTTCGCCTGTCGCTCAGCGTCCGGCACGCGCACGTTCCAGACGAGTCCCATCTTCGCCATACACCAGATGATGATGTAGCTGAAGTCGATCTGCCACCAGGCAAGCCCGTGACGGGCCGAGGTGGGGAACGCGTGGTGGTTGTTGTGCCACCCCTCGCCCAGCGCGAGTACGCCGACGATCGGGTTGTTTCGTGACTCGTCGTGCGACTTGTACGGGCGCGTGCCCCACATGTGGCAGACGGAGTTCACACTCCACGTGACGTGGTGGACAAACGCGATGCGGATCAGTCCGCCCCACAGGAGCCCGAGGAACGCGCCGCGCCAGCTGAGGTCGATCAATCCGCCCAGCACTGTCGGGATCGCAAGACTCAGCACGACCCATAGCAGCGAGAGTGCCGAGATGGTGCGGATGAGCTTGCTTCGGCGGAGATCGGGGACGTACTTGTCGAGATTGAACTTCTGCGGCTTGAACATCCAGCCGAGGTGCGCGTTCCACGCGCCCTTGATTGCGCCGATGATGCCGTCGCCGTGCCCGTGCGGCGAATGCGGATCGAGTTCCTGATCTGAGTGCTGATGATGCCCGCGATGGAACGAGACCCAGCGGAGCAGCGACCCCTGCACGGACATCGTGCCGAGTATCGCGAGGATGGATGTCATGATCGGGCCGGTGGAGAACGACTTGTGCGCGAACAGTCTGTGGTACCCGATGGTGACGCCGAACCCGGTCAGCAGATACATGCCGAAGAACAATCCGAGTTCTGTCCATCCGAGTCCCCATCCCCATGCGTACACGCACGCGACGATGAGTGCTGCGAGCGGAACAAGGATGACAATGAGGTTCGCGATACGCCTGCCGAGTGGGAGACCGACGGGAAGATCGAGGTTCTCATCCTCAGGTAGATGCGCAGCGATCTGCTCTTTCAGTTTGAGCTTGCCGTGCAGGCTGGTCGATGGCTGCTGCCCGATGATGCGGGCGGTCTGAGGAAGGGTGTCTGACATTCGATGCTTCCTCTGGCGGTGACCGCCAAAAGTTCAGGCATGAAACGGCGTTTTCAGCCGTGAAAGCACACAGACGTGCGCTCGGGCACTATAGCCGTGCAACCGGTGTGCCATTGCAATATTCCCTGTTCATTCTTCGGGAAGATGACGACAGAATTGTGAAGTATTTGCGATATCCCCGATCTGTGCGACGAGAGCGGATGTTTATTCGCTGTCGGACATCTCATTGATGAACGTGTTGGCCTCCGCGATCGACGCTTCCATATCGCGGATGAGTGTCTCGACCTCGGTTTCGAGTGAGACAACCGTGCTCTGGAGTGACGCGATGGATCGCGCGTTGAGATTGTGTTTCAGGAACAGCACCTGATCGCCCAGCGTCGTCAGCACGGGCTGCATCTTTGACTCGGCCTGCTTCATCTTCGAGACCATCTGCGTGTACTTCGCTTTGGTGTCATAGAGTTGCTGCTCGCTGGACCGACGAAGATCCTGGTTGGAGTACTCGTCGAGTTCGGTCTCCCATTCCTTGAAGAGCTTGGATGAGACAAGCTCAACCATGTTGATGCGATCGGTGACCGCTTCTGCGCGATCCTGCGATCGCTCGTACTCCTTCTTGAGCTTGTTGTAGACAGCTTCGAGATCGCCGCCGGAGTACCCGGTCAGTGCTTTGAACTCCTCGAGTGCGTCAGCGAACTGCTCCTTGGCATCTTCTTGCGCGTTGCGAGCTTTTTCGACATGCGAGACGAGCTGCTCGCGCTTGGGGGTGCCGAGCGCTTCAGCGATCGCGATCCGTTGCGATGCGCACCCGGCGAGCGGGACAACACACATCGCGCCGAGGATGCACAGCACGCAGGTGGATGTGATAGACAGCCTTGCTGAAACTGGACTGGTGTTCATGGTGTTCTCCAAAGCATTGGTCGGGCAGGATGTTACGCCTGATAGAGTCCGCATACTGCGCCAGCGGGATCGCGGATAACACAATACCGCGCACTGCCCATCGACTTCGGTCCCACGAGTACAGAACCGCCGAGCTTTGTGCAGGCTGCTATGCTCGCGTCAATATCCTCAACAATGATGTACATGAGCCACTGCGAGGGGATGTCAGCGTTCGTGCCGCGCTTGAAGCACACACCAGCAGTGGGGGAACCGTCTGAGGCAACCATGCTGAAGTCGCTGTACCCGCCCATGTCAACAGGTTCGGGTTTCCACTGTGCAACCGCTGCGTAGAAATCACGAATCTGGTCTGCGTTCTCGACGGTGAGATCGTGCCATCCGATGGTGCCGGGCCTTTGTGTGTCTGACATATGGGAACTCCATGTATGCGATGAGCATTATGCCTGCGATGAATGGGGATAATAGTGGCATACTCGAGGAGATGCGCATGGCACAGGCACGATCCAAAGCAGTAACGGACTTTATCAACAATGCCCCTGAGTCGCAGCAGAAGACGCTTAACAATATCCGAGCGATGATCCGAAAGGCACTCCCCATGACAACAGAGGAGATGTCGCCGAACAACTTCCCCGTGTACACCTTTGGGAGTCAGCGATGGGTGGCTGGCATTGGTACAACCTCAAAGTGCCCAATGCTCTATGTAATGGACCA
Above is a genomic segment from Phycisphaeraceae bacterium containing:
- a CDS encoding beta-lactamase family protein; the encoded protein is MKKCLIAAALTSCALLQGCALHAHRDSALTQSQLARVHEIARHAVEEEGIVGLSIAIAVGGEVVLAEGYGYADLERTRPATADTIYDIASTGKQFTAVAILRLFDDGALGLDDRIHDIVPATPTHFPNATIAELLNHTSGFVSGTLDELDPPAGLDRPRAGLEVLDDVELHQDHTEFALSETFQYCNSGYLLLGVAVEAVSGKAYPEYVRDRLLAPAGMRSATVYKRPDTPDMADSLHRSDEGVRRVPLIHMSVYAGQGSICSSVVDLLRWNSALERGAVMSKSALERFREPGLVHGCTETARMPYGMGQRLGEFFGHRKIGHTGTYEGGSAVLATYPDAEMTIAVATNTNGRGVPHARTIEGRVAAQLLGIELFSQPVPIRPIPEHVRNRIEGVYIDGNNRFEARVVDDALHVILNGNTVEQLRWTGDLNFRDTDNPAVREWFVMDGETAGWWIYEVDGLCMNVARRKCLQDDR
- a CDS encoding glycosyltransferase family 39 protein yields the protein MVPGAHTSSQRIGQPTDATSNRTMPPKWLIIVLCALGIGMRVHHFDSPPIGHHQWRQSDTASVSRNMMQGDGSLWRPTMDWRGDGDGAVEMEFPLYQAAVATLYSILDVHHWIPRLCSVAANLLSVWIVFLLVRRISDDATAAWTACTLIVLPLYAFFGRAIQPEAWMVCAFVCSVYCFLRWSQTQRMAWFTCAAGATALAILLKLPSVVVGLPLLGIAMHRFGWRFLTRPMLWVFAIISLGLPVVWYTHAHQIGIASGNSFGIARSDKWLAFSTLARPGFYANVFVGKIAEDHLAIVGVPLALLGMVVCKRKGQEWILALWMVAMLVHIAFIAVGHSVHDYYQLPMTIPLAFYIGRFLARSRWTVQSPKLGHVLVIVLACTSMYTIAKLYRKERPQRASSVTLAEAIARATTADDLVVIVDGYPSGDPAVLYLADRKGWILPFDAIAPEAVRTFADRGAVIIASDLSMLRSAEAVERVRALGAAGEVVESTERVFVVRVGP
- a CDS encoding hydroxylase; translated protein: MNVHYLEIVTPDVNETCNALQKAHNVAFGEPVPELGNARTALLSSGGTLGVRAPMHDAEEPVVRPYVLVADIENAVEAARSAGAEIALPPMEIPGRGRCAIYILGGIQHGLWER
- a CDS encoding pyridoxamine 5'-phosphate oxidase family protein, whose protein sequence is MKLDANVIRSIEESVLCWLATSSASGQPSVSPKEVFAAFNNDSIIIANIASPNSARNIRENSRACVSFVNVFTQKGFQIKGTALYLTKGDDDFAEIEQVLLNITQGKFPFKSVFRVMAEEVNEILAPRYRLYPETTEQDQIDSAMVAYGVGLRDN
- a CDS encoding DUF4062 domain-containing protein, which translates into the protein MAYQAKVVKVFIASPGDVSEERQVVRDVIAEWNVLNSELSKIVLLPVGWETHSSPEMGDRPQAIVNKQVLKDCDLLVAVFWTRLGTPTGQSASGTVEEIKEHLKLNKPTMIYFSQQRVRPDDIDPDQYDVLKKFKDSCMTKGLIQSYKEIEDFRRHFTRHLSRAVSDWKSQLQAFNATKDVVLEGDAELNVIANKMLVSVAKSRNGMMYFMQSRLMFEVISDDVILKTNDPRERASWEHAASFLCAKGLLEKRPNSDLDIFKLTHAGYTAADRLVSAPIGGSR
- a CDS encoding acyl-CoA desaturase codes for the protein MSDTLPQTARIIGQQPSTSLHGKLKLKEQIAAHLPEDENLDLPVGLPLGRRIANLIVILVPLAALIVACVYAWGWGLGWTELGLFFGMYLLTGFGVTIGYHRLFAHKSFSTGPIMTSILAILGTMSVQGSLLRWVSFHRGHHQHSDQELDPHSPHGHGDGIIGAIKGAWNAHLGWMFKPQKFNLDKYVPDLRRSKLIRTISALSLLWVVLSLAIPTVLGGLIDLSWRGAFLGLLWGGLIRIAFVHHVTWSVNSVCHMWGTRPYKSHDESRNNPIVGVLALGEGWHNNHHAFPTSARHGLAWWQIDFSYIIIWCMAKMGLVWNVRVPDAERQAKQRR
- a CDS encoding DUF2959 domain-containing protein, coding for MCVVPLAGCASQRIAIAEALGTPKREQLVSHVEKARNAQEDAKEQFADALEEFKALTGYSGGDLEAVYNKLKKEYERSQDRAEAVTDRINMVELVSSKLFKEWETELDEYSNQDLRRSSEQQLYDTKAKYTQMVSKMKQAESKMQPVLTTLGDQVLFLKHNLNARSIASLQSTVVSLETEVETLIRDMEASIAEANTFINEMSDSE
- a CDS encoding VOC family protein, which translates into the protein MSDTQRPGTIGWHDLTVENADQIRDFYAAVAQWKPEPVDMGGYSDFSMVASDGSPTAGVCFKRGTNADIPSQWLMYIIVEDIDASIAACTKLGGSVLVGPKSMGSARYCVIRDPAGAVCGLYQA
- a CDS encoding DUF1801 domain-containing protein, with the protein product MAQARSKAVTDFINNAPESQQKTLNNIRAMIRKALPMTTEEMSPNNFPVYTFGSQRWVAGIGTTSKCPMLYVMDQKVLNRFEKRLGNLRSGKSCVQFRASKQVTLDELSDIAREMLSAIAADLSD